From Brienomyrus brachyistius isolate T26 chromosome 18, BBRACH_0.4, whole genome shotgun sequence, one genomic window encodes:
- the uhrf1bp1 gene encoding UHRF1-binding protein 1 isoform X3, whose product MDKSAQQRKSMAGESLQTAPPSPVAHSSWAEPAPPPSGAPSNLSQYFELHDVKESSYHTYISRLDLHICNDSSTQSSDETQPPGPQGSMQLTFRKLGFDYYPFHRPVDGSRHWERHCGAMETQSQWADGLLQEFHRRLETSGFPGAHSESLPIRRTQEGEPSPKSSPPERGHGARHGSSPWKRLRSSCVVVRVDDLDVHQVSTGGRHSKKTQSFLSCNRKVLHLDDSVPAFYGQFTEYYFPESPGLPVPCSSLFAQLNGVQLCVDPASVLWMNLFSQGLLSTLEQVKAFYHLQDSGKGEEHVDARMDAAQLKVIIPLETSILDHPDRPQSLSINFSHLVLSNTRHSIHGSRADLHATYRSFSSCPFFQPPPPCPFPRDRSTFHPLPPTFLRHSADTGPLLVEPKPARSRDIWAVSLSQLALSFEGSRRGLKGKPLPFLEPFSMSIWMCRPSAFENDPPRSLPFTNYNLRPSDSYNHSSEVLGHPPKSQTDCNLLQVDEARAELPLASVHILAQATSPIKLWLNHYQYIALLRMKDTLGRLGAELSRDALRVGDKKAESLTVCVAVLMEVIEVGLLLPPVIRESQAEPPSPEETESPSLTDSEPSPSQTPHMEILEDSGIGNGPAAPGRDVDGPVEEACEALEEVGEEKEECQVVQDLSSPSFSPGHQPSLSRKGSSFSLEGELSSALSATKDATRDALSASLDLTKGAFSITKDAFSLLSRSSAVSKMLFTPQMKDQNQRSEETSFSIPGALRLTPIRQSPSQHSLDSAILDGSLPEDRFSLDSDTSENLTVHMDSESGLESMRPESISGPPTDPAYRGNATPGNEGGSSAELSSSLSQSTEDIGQDTAAVLLLQLSSFGCTMDMKGDDLVVALEAQTLTTQQLGNQKLSELLAGLTRHQPSAPVPTSPAASAAPVVRARMELGPSASRHSPLAESAGFLEMRVADCRAELLASTLSTLGPFLEDELSADIQPMRLHLDNATITLKDDGPQIYPTSPQPMPVVFKLNGVVLERFDDGVFCLRAGGTDMEKSPAEGVATGQTEACCRLSDCSPSVQQQENHEVQSTPLEIQLQVAQAALTQAVSERQRLLQEVHKYDPLFNL is encoded by the exons ATGGACAAGTCAGCCCAGCAGAGGAAGAGCATGGCTGGGGAGTCGCTGCAG ACCGCACCCCCGTCACCGGTTGCCCACTCGTCCTGGGCTGAGCCCGCGCCCCCTCCCAGCGGTGCCCCCAGCAACCTAAGCCAGTATTTTGAGCTCCATGACGTGAAGGAGTCTTCCTACCACACCTACATTTCCCGCCTGGACCTGCACATCTGCAACGACAGCTCCACGCAGAGCTCGG ATGAGACACAGCCGCCGGGACCCCAAGGATCCATGCAGCTGACATTCCGCAAGCTGGGTTTTGATTACTACCCCTTCCACCGGCCCG TGGATGGCAGCCGTCACTGGGAGCGTCACTGCGGTGCCATGGAGACGCAATCCCAATGGGCCGACGGACTGCTGCAGGAGTTCCATAGGAGGCTGGAGACCTCGGGCTTCCCTGGGGCGCACTCGGAGTCTCTCCCCATTAGGAGAACCCAGG AGGGTGAACCCAGCCCCAAATCCAGCCCCCCCGAGCGAGGACATGGCGCCCGCCACGGATCGAGCCCCTGGAAGAGGCTGCGCTCCAGCTGCGTGGTTGTGCGTGTTGATGACCTGGACGTCCACCAG GTGTCCACTGGAGGGCGCCACAGTAAGAAGACTCAGTCGTTCTTGTCCTGCAATCGGAAGGTCCTGCACCTGGATGACAGTGTACCCGCCTTTTACGGACAGTTCACTGAATACTACTTTCCCGAGAGCCCTGGGCTGCCTG TACCCTGCTCTAGCCTGTTCGCTCAGCTAAATGGCGTGCAGCTCTGTGTGGACCCGGCCAGTGTGCTGTGGATGAACCTTTTCTCCCAGGGCCTGCTGTCCACGCTGGAGCAGGTAAAGGCCTTTTACCACCTACAGGACAGCGGCAAGGGGGAGGAGCATGTGGATGCCAGGATGGACGCTGCCCAGCTCAAG GTGATCATTCCCCTGGAGACCTCCATCCTGGACCACCCCGACCGCCCCCAATCCCTGAGCATAAACTTCTCCCACTTGGTGCTGAGCAACACGCGCCACTCCATCCACGGGTCCCGAGCCGACCTGCACGCCACCTACCGTTCTTTCTCCTCCTGCCCCTTCTTTCAGCCCCcacctccctgtccctttccaCGGGACCGGAGTACCttccaccccctgccccccactttCCTCCGCCACTCCGCAGACACTGGGCCACTCCTTGTGGAGCCCAAGCCGGCTCGATCCCGAGACATCTGGGCTGTCAGCTTGTCCCAGTTGGCTCTGAGCTTCGAGGGGTCCCGCCGGGGCCTCAAGGGGAAGCCGCTGCCCTTCCTGGAGCCCTTCTCCATGTCCATCTGGATGTGCCGTCCCTCTGCCTTTGAGAACGACCCACCTCGATCTCTGCCCTTCACCAACTACAATCTCAGACCGTCAGACAGCTACAACCATTCCTCAGAGGTGCTGGGGCACCCCCCAAAATCGCAGACAGACTGCAATCTGCTCCAGGTGGATGAGGCCAGGGCGGAGTTGCCTTTGGCCTCGGTCCACATCCTAGCTCAGGCCACATCTCCCATCAAGCTGTGGCTCAACCACTACCAGTACATTGCACTGCTGCGCATGAAGGACACCCTGGGCAGGCTGGGGGCAGAGCTGTCTCGGGATGCCTTGAGGGTCGGCGATAAGAAGGCGGAGTCTCTGACGGTGTGTGTCGCGGTCCTGATGGAAGTCATTGAGGTGGGACtgctgctcccacctgtcattAGGGAGTCTCAGGCGGAGCCGCCATCCCCCGAGGAGACCGAGAGTCCCAGCCTCACGGACTCGGAGCCCTCTCCATCCCAGACACCGCATATGGAGATTCTGGAGGACAGTGGCATTGGCAATGGCCCAGCGGCTCCCGGAAGGGATGTGGATGGCCCGGTAGAGGAGGCGTGTGAGGCTCTGGAGGAGGTaggggaggagaaggaggagtgcCAGGTGGTGCAGGACCTCTCCTCTCCTTCGTTCTCGCCTGGACACCAGCCGTCGCTCTCCCGGAAGGGTTCTTCCTTCAGCCTGGAAGGGGAGCTCTCCAGCGCACTGAGTGCCACCAAGGATGCCACTAGGGATGCACTGAGCGCCTCACTGGACCTCACCAAGGGGGCTTTCTCCATCACCAAGGACGCCTTCAGCTTACTGAGCCGAAGCTCGGCCGTCAGCAAGATGCTCTTCACCCCGCAGATGAA GGACCAGAACCAACGTAGCGAGGAGACCTCCTTCTCCATCCCTGGGGCTCTTCGTCTCACACCCATACGGCAGTCCCCCTCCCAGCATTCCTTGGACAGCGCCATCCTGGATGGCAGCTTGCCCGAAGATCGGTTCTCTCTGGACAGTGACACCAGCGAGAACCTCACCGTCCACATGGATTCCG AGTCCGGCTTGGAGTCCATGCGCCCGGAAAGTATCTCCGGTCCTCCCACTGACCCAGCCTACCGCGGAAATGCCACGCCTGGGAATGAGGGGGGATCCTCCGCTGAGCTGAGCAGCTCGCTGTCACAGAGCACCGAAGACATTGGCCAAGACACG GCCGCCGTGCTGCTACTGCAGCTGTCTTCCTTTGGCTGCACCATGGACATGAAGGGTGATGACCTGGTGGTGGCGCTGGAGGCACAGACCCTCACGACCCAGCAGCTAGGCAACCAGAAGCTCTCCGAGTTGCTGG CAGGTCTTACCCGTCACCAACCCTCAGCCCCAGTGCCAACTTCCCCTGCCGCCAGTGCTGCCCCTGTGGTCCGTGCGCGAATGGAGCTGGGCCCAAGCGCGAGCCGCCACTCGCCCCTGGCTGAGTCTGCCGGCTTTCTGGAGATGCGTGTGGCCGACTGCCGGGCTGAGCTGCTGGCTTCCACGTTGTCCACGCTCGGGCCGTTCCTGGAGGACGAGCTCAGCGCTGACATCCAGCCCATGCGACTGCACCTAGATAACGCCACCATCACGCTCAAG GACGACGGGCCACAGATATACCCCACATCCCCCCAGCCGATGCCTGTGGTCTTCAAGCTGAATGGGGTGGTCCTGGAACGATTTGACGACGGGGTCTTCTGTCTGAGAG CCGGTGGGACCGACATGGAGAAATCCCCCGCAGAGGGTGTTGCTACAGGCCAGACCGAGGCGTGCTGCCGGCTGTCAGACTGCTCTCCGTCTGTCCAACAGCAGGAGAACCATGAG GTGCAGAGCACCCCCCTTGAGATCCAGCTCCAAGTAGCTCAGGCTGCTCTCACCCAGGCTGTCTCCGAACGTCAGCGCCTCCTTCAAGAAGTTCACAAGTACGACCCCTTGTTTAACCTCTGA